In the Deinococcus roseus genome, GACCAGCAGCAAATTGCCCCCAGTGCCCCTCAAAATGTGGTGATGGCCGCTGGAGCCTTCAACCAGCGCCTTTACCTGCTGCCAGACGAGCATGTTGTGGTGGTGCGCTTTGGAGAAGGTGGAGACTGGAGCGACGAGGCCTTCCTGAAACTGCTGCTGGGAAAATGAATCTGTAAAATCAAGTCAAAAACATCCTGCAACTGCACAGAACATGCAAAAAAGGATGTTTTCTTTGTTCCTGCATTGTGAGGTCAAACTTTGACCCAGTGAGCCGATTTTGAAAACAACAGCCTCCCACATTAACAAACCATTGTGGCAGGGGTTACGGTGAAAGACCCTTACCTGCACTTCACGCTTTTCATGTCCTGATCAAGGACACTACTTATCGGAGGTCAAAACATCTTGCTACGCTATGCTTCCTGGGCATTCCTGGGGTTGTTGTTGCTGGGTCTGGTTCTGGCTTTGTTGCCCAGTCCTGCTGTACAGGCCGCTCAGGGGGTCAAACTGATTGGGGTCAGCATGAAGCTGTACCCGCAACAGGACCCTGACGCCGTATGGGAATTCCAGAGCAACACCATTCAGTACGATCCCATCGAGGGAAAGTCCGTTCTGAATGGCACCCAGAGCGGGAAACGCATGGTCAAAGGCACGCTGGACATGACCATCACTGCACCGGGAATTGAAATTGATCGGACAGATAACTTGCACATGAAAGAAGCTGTCCTTAACATTCCTAAACAGTGCACCACACTGAAAATCCAGAAAGACGTCACGATTGACCAGGCCAGTGGTTTCTCGGGTCAGCGTGTGCAGTACCGTGCCGCCAACACGGACATGACTGCAGATGCCATCACCGCTCCTTTTGACCTTGGACCGGAAACCCAGATGACCAAACCCAAACTCGTGAGCGATCTGGACGCACCTGAAAAATGCGTGCACGGTGAAATCGTAGAAAAACCGGAGGATGAAAAATGAAAAGAGCATGGATTGCCGTTGCCCTGCTGGGCGTGACTGCCCTGGCAGCAGACACCAAAGAACAGAGACTGCTGAAATTCGCTTCTGAGACCTTCAAAGGGGATGTCAGAAACGGACCCTACACCTTCACCGGAACCGAAAAAGAACCCGTGCAGGCCCAGGTCAGCAACCTGAAAATCACCAGCCTGAACGCTGTGTTCTCTGCCCCCTCGGGCAAAGCCATGACCGAAGCCGCTGGCCTGAGAACCGCTGAATTCACCAACACCGTGAAAGTCAGCCGTGGCCGTCTCTCCGCAGAAGGCCCCAGCCTCAGTTACTCCGAGGAGACCGGACAGGGCGTGCTGAAAGGCCCAGCCACCAGCGTCTTTGCCCCTGAAAAAGACGGCGATGATCCTGTGAACGTCAAGGCCAACCAGATGTCTTTCGATGTGGACACCAACATCTCCACCTCCACGGGCAAAGTCAGCCTGGTCAACGGACGCCAGACCGGAACCAGCGACAAACTGGTCTTCGATGAGAAGAAAGAACTGGGCATCCTGACCGGCAACGCCCAACTGGTCAAAAACCCCAAAGACGCCAAAGACAACAAACTGGTGATCACCGGAACCGAAGCCCGCGTGCTGACCAACGACAACAAGAAACTGCTGCTGGTCAAAGGCACCGTCAAACTCGTGGATGGAGACATCACCACCACCGGAACCACCGTGTACTACGATGACAAGGCCAACCGCGCCATTGTGATTGGTTCTCCTGCCAAGAGCTACAACGCCAAGAACAAGACCACCGTTTCGGGTGGTACGCTGGAGCAAAACACCGAGAAGAACACCGTGCGCATCTTCAAAGGCAACGTGGAATTCTCCGAGGCCCAGTTCAAGTAATCTGTAAGACCTCTCGCTTTCTTACATACCAGAAACCCGAAGCATGGAAGTGAACTGACATGAAACCCATCCAGCGCCTCACCTCCCTGCTTCTGTTTGTTGTCGGTGCAGCGGTCCTCGCCCAGGAAGAGGACACTGCGCCGACTTTCACGCTGGAACGCAAAGACAAAGTGATCATCATGAGCAAGCGCGGCCCGGACGAATCCGGTCTGGCGATCTTCTGCGATCAGGACCCCATCACCAAGGGCATTTTCTATGATCCCTCGGAAGAAGCCGTGGTGGCCACCATTGACGACAACCGCATCAAGGCCCCACTGGCTGTGATGGACAAGAAAGAAGGCGGGGACGGGCACCTGGAGATGTCCTCTGGCAAAGCCAATGAGGACGACGATGGAGACTGCCCCACCCTGGAGCCCCAGAGCACCGCAGGGGGCCTGAAAATCACCAAGGGCAAAACCCAGCTTTCCGGGGCCAAACTGGTCTACGACGAGAAAGACGGCCTTGCCAACATTGATGGTCCCATCACCTTCGAGCGCGAACAGAAAGACGGCAAACTGACCGGAACCAGTGAAAAACTGGTGGTGGATGTGGACAAGGACACCACCGTTTTAAAGGGCAACGTCAAACTGACCAGCGGCGAACGCACCAGCAGCGCCGATGAGGTCGAGTACAGCGAAAAGGACAATGTGGCGATCCTGAAAGGCACCGCCCAGAATCCTGCCCGGTCCACCAAGGGCAAAGAAGAACTGACCGCAGAGGTGATCCGCTACAACCTGGACACCAACGACGTGGTGGCAACCACCAAGAACAACTCCATCAAGGGGAAATTCGAGGATGAGGACAAAAAGTAAGGCAACAGAGCCAGATGTTGTTTTATCCCATCAAGCAAAAAGACAACTATGAATGATCAAAAAATACAAAAAATTCAGGAAATCTTGGATCCTCTCCTGGTCCAAATGCGAACTGATCATCCTTTAATCAGCAAGCTGGGTTCAGAGAATCTGGAATTTTTAACAAAAGCAGGCCTTCCTGTTGGGAGCAAGGTGCTTGATCTATTGAGTTCGGGCCTCTATTTCAGAGATCCAGACAATTTTCAAATTTTATCAATTCACAACAAAGAATTTATACGGTTTACAGGAGGAGATCATCGAGGAATAGGCTGTTTTCCCAAAAGTGACAAGGTGTACCTGGTATATCAGCTCATGGACGATACTATTGCCCATGGTCCTAAAATAAAATTGATCAATACAACTCTTGAAAATTTCATGTATTGTTTGGCTTTATACTTCGATGCCGCTACTGTAGAATCCAAGTATTCTTATCAGGATATGAAAAAAGAATTTCAACTGCTTGAACCTGACCTTCCCTTCAGAGAACCGGAAAGCTACTGGGATGATATGGATCACTTCTGGGACAATGCCATTCTTCGAGAACTGGGTGAAATCTATTGATCCAACAAATCAAAAACCCCTTCAGGAGAATCTGAAGGGGTTTTTCTGGTGGGCAGTGAGGGATTTGAACCCCCGACCCTCCGCTTGTAAGGCGGACGCTCTACCGCTGAGCTAACTGCCCGTGTTGCAAGCTCAAGTATTGTATTAAAGCTGCTCTGGTTCGTCAACCCCTGGAGCAGCAGAAGGCTGAAGGCAGAAAGCAGAAGGCAGAAAACAAACGGCCAGACCAGAGCTTTCTCCTCTGCCCCACCAGAAAAACCACCCAGCAAACCCACAAATTTACTCTTTTGATAAGTGTGTATCAATTCATATGCACTGCACCCGCCAGGGAGTACACTGTTTCCTTGATGCAGGAAGCGGCGATCGAAACCCAGGGGCTCCGTGTGCGTTTTGGCGACTTTGTGGCCCTGGACAACCTGACAATGCAAATTCCCAGCGGGTCTTTTCTGGCCGTGGTGGGTCCCAATGGTGCGGGCAAGAGCACCTTCATGAAAACCCTGCTGGGTCTGGTCACGCCAGAAAGCGGGCAGGTCAGGGTGCTGGGAAAACCTCCTGGAAGCACCCCCACCCAGATTGGTTATGTGCCCCAGATCAAAACCTTTGACCGTTCCTTTCCCGCCCTGGCAGTGGAACTGGTGCTGTCCGGGGTGCGGCGCGCCTGGCCTGGTCCTCTGAGGGCACCCGAACGCAAACTGGCCCTGGAAGCCCTGGAAAGGGTGGGAGCAGAGAGGCTGGCAGAGCGTGCACTGGGGCGGCTTTCTGGAGGAGAACTCCAGCGGGTTTACCTTGCCCGTGCGCTGGTTCGAAGGCCTGAGCTGATCCTGCTGGATGAACCCGCCACCGGGATTGACGCTCTGGGTGAAAAGGACATGTACCACATGCTGGAGGCTTATCGCAAGGAAAGCGGGGCCACCATCGCCATGATCACCCACGATTTTGATGTGGCCCGCTACCATGCCTCTTACGTGATCGTGATGAACCGGAC is a window encoding:
- a CDS encoding LptA/OstA family protein, whose product is MKRAWIAVALLGVTALAADTKEQRLLKFASETFKGDVRNGPYTFTGTEKEPVQAQVSNLKITSLNAVFSAPSGKAMTEAAGLRTAEFTNTVKVSRGRLSAEGPSLSYSEETGQGVLKGPATSVFAPEKDGDDPVNVKANQMSFDVDTNISTSTGKVSLVNGRQTGTSDKLVFDEKKELGILTGNAQLVKNPKDAKDNKLVITGTEARVLTNDNKKLLLVKGTVKLVDGDITTTGTTVYYDDKANRAIVIGSPAKSYNAKNKTTVSGGTLEQNTEKNTVRIFKGNVEFSEAQFK
- a CDS encoding LptA/OstA family protein codes for the protein MKPIQRLTSLLLFVVGAAVLAQEEDTAPTFTLERKDKVIIMSKRGPDESGLAIFCDQDPITKGIFYDPSEEAVVATIDDNRIKAPLAVMDKKEGGDGHLEMSSGKANEDDDGDCPTLEPQSTAGGLKITKGKTQLSGAKLVYDEKDGLANIDGPITFEREQKDGKLTGTSEKLVVDVDKDTTVLKGNVKLTSGERTSSADEVEYSEKDNVAILKGTAQNPARSTKGKEELTAEVIRYNLDTNDVVATTKNNSIKGKFEDEDKK
- a CDS encoding metal ABC transporter ATP-binding protein produces the protein MQEAAIETQGLRVRFGDFVALDNLTMQIPSGSFLAVVGPNGAGKSTFMKTLLGLVTPESGQVRVLGKPPGSTPTQIGYVPQIKTFDRSFPALAVELVLSGVRRAWPGPLRAPERKLALEALERVGAERLAERALGRLSGGELQRVYLARALVRRPELILLDEPATGIDALGEKDMYHMLEAYRKESGATIAMITHDFDVARYHASYVIVMNRTLYGCGHPSAALCEDCLSRAYGHGKHDHKRTL